A genomic window from Antedon mediterranea chromosome 4, ecAntMedi1.1, whole genome shotgun sequence includes:
- the LOC140046600 gene encoding uncharacterized protein has product MLKVIGQEGVGKTCLINACLGKEFEEKHVVTDGIAVIRTASTTWTEAKADSGDPSKQYTKMVTDKLRAKETVNIDMKPPVDDDDDDEDGIVVDYNNHGNNDGTDTATQAVPFDTDQQLDKDVIKKVEENKEETLEETFNIWDHGGQLIYHGLHRMFMTLQALYIVVFDLSKPLDDLATFIDSSGRKFQHHWTNLQFILSYILSVYSHSRIVEEDEENEVDKPTILIVGTHKGKLGKTEKQQNDEAEKVFKIIQDVLKTKPYGNHVYHKYFAIENSQPTTDKSFSDLKQVIDTLMKSLEQPFPLKWMRFRCDLHDLRGKKQPSFSLCPLKEIKILTSKNGIVEEKNKSVLLNFLYDLGEIVYMPDNKLLRDKVVLDPMRLVEIVTKFVTVVPPKYPTAKFRESFDKLDKGILEEDLLQKLWKDSKVDNGKNFEFLVALMIQLGFICERETTSSQEVASTSTKSVGKRSFFVPLRLAIKTSKVRQLPDDSQSISRPIYYDFEGYLPDVLFPYLIIEFLNKFQKEGVNPILACNYAELYLDENHHVTLSLDKFITKNDERKFLLKMAIKRTDSFDETSNEEPSAEACKLVLSTVEKSFEQSKDGGRRGIPFKRCIPCRCSDQLDKKHFQILKDFQCRKFTCTETGKSVTMDVTCYKRLFGDKSGPKERKGRETDQGNTMAYSESLNNFRDLKAGLSRCFDGERYHWIRFLLFDQLNVGDLTNKDFNGHNLLNALEDKGFISSTNVNLLLEITNTSEIQQAKDLVSEYMRNNNILNRHTGKAKLSPYRKRLFKALNQVDPDALRNVTAYYELTKYNLSNVWDAVLRLEIDGELSDDPEKINWFADRLSTTASNTLLCDSEKK; this is encoded by the exons ATGCTTAAAGTGATTGGGCAAGAAGGAGTTGGTAAAACATGCCTCATAAATGCGTGTCTTGGAAAAGa ATTTGAGGAAAAGCATGTAGTTACAGATGGCATAGCGGTGATAAGAACAGCAAGCACAACATGGACAGAGGCTAAAGCTGATAGTG GTGATCCTTCaaaacagtatacaaaaatgGTCACTGACAAATTGAGAGCAAAGGAAACTGTAAAC ATTGACATGAAACCACctgtagatgatgatgatgatgatgaggatggaATTGTTGTTGACTACAATAACCATGGCAACAATGATG GTACTGATACAGCTACTCAAGCTGTTCCATTTGATACAGATCAACAATTAGATAAGGATGTAATCAAGAAAGTTGAGGAAAATAAGGAGGAGACTTTGGAAGAAACATTCAACATCTGGGACCATGGGGGACAATTAATATACCATGGTCTACATCGG ATGTTCATGACACTTCAAGCACTATATATTGTTGTGTTTGATCTCAGTAAACCATTGGATGATCTTGCTACTTTCATTGATTCATCTGGA AGGAAATTTCAACATCATTGGACCAATCTCCAGTTCATATTATCTTACATCCTGTCAGTTTATTCTCATAGTCGTATTGTGGAAGAAGATGAGGAAAATGAAGTTGACAAACCAACTATCCTTATTGTGGGTACACACAAGGGTAAGCTTGGTAAGACTGAAAAACAGCAAAATGATGAG GCAGAAAAggtgtttaaaattattcaagATGTGCTTAAAACTAAACCATATGGAAATCATGTCTACCACAAATATTTTGCCATTGAAAACAGTCAACCAACTACAGATAAGAGCTTTAGTGATCTCAAACAAGTTATTGATACGCTTATGAAATCTTTAGAACAGCCTTTTCCTTTAAAGTGGATGCGTTTTCGATGTGATCTACATGATCTAAGAGGAAAAAAACAGCCCTCCTTTTCTTTGTGTCCTTTAAAAGAG atCAAAATTCTGACAAGTAAGAATGGTATTgttgaagaaaaaaacaaatcagtCCTGCTTAACTTCTTGTACGATCTTGGTGAAATTGTTTACATGCctgacaacaaattattaagAGATAAAGTCGTGCTAGATCCGATGAGGCTGGTTGAAATTGTCACCAAATTTGTAACTGTGGTTCCCCCAAAATATCCC ACCGCTAAATTTAGAGAATCTTTTGATAAGCTGGACAAAGGCATACTGGAAGAAGACTTGTTGCAAAAATTATGGAAAGATAGTAAAGTTGACAACGGAAAGAATTTTGAGTTCCTTGTAGCACTGATGATTCAATTAGGTTTCATTTGTGAGAGGGAGACAACCAGCAGCCAAGAAGTGGCAAGTACATCTACA AAATCAGTTGGAAAACGATCCTTTTTTGTGCCACTGCGACTTGCTATCAAGACAAGTAAAGTGAGACAATTACCTGATGATTCACAATCTATCAGCAGGCCTATCTATTATGACTTTGAGGGATATCTGCCAGACGTGTTGTTTCCGtatttaattattgaattccttaacaaatttcaaaaggaAGGAGTTAACCCAATACTCGCATGTAATTATGCAGAACTTTACCTCGACGAAAATCATCATGTGACTTTGTCTCTTGACAAATTTATTACTAAGAATGATGAGCGAAAGTTCTTGTTAAAG ATGGCTATTAAAAGAACAGATTCTTTTGATGAAACGAGTAATGAGGAGCCTTCAGCTGAAGCATGTAAATTG GTTTTGTCAACAGTTGAGAAGTCATTCGAGCAATCTAAAGATGGTGGTAGAAGAGGGATTCCATTTAAGAGATGCATTCCTTGTCGGTGTAGTGATCAATTAGACAAAAAGCATTTTCAAATTCTTAAAGATTTCCAATGCAGGAAGTTTACATGCACAGAAACTGGCAAGTCTGTTACGATGGATGTCACATGTTACAAGCGGCTGTTTGGAG acaAAAGTGGGccaaaagaaagaaaaggaagAGAAACAGATCAAG GAAACACAATGGCATATTCTGAATCTTTGAACAATTTCAGAGACCTAAAAGCTGGTCTCAGTAGGTGCTTTGATGGTGAAAGATATCATTGGATAAGGTTCCTACTATTTGATCAATTGAATGTCGGGGACCTTACAAATAAAGATTTCAATGGACATAACTTACTCAATGCACTTGAAGACAAAGGTTTCATCTCATCAACTAATGTTAACTTGCTGTTAGAGATTACAAATACATCTGAAATCCAACAGGCCAAAGATCTTGTATCAGAGTATATgagaaacaacaacattctGAATAGACATACTGGTAAAGCTAAGTTGTCACCTTACAGAAAGCGACTGTTCAAGGCCCTGAATCAAGTTGACCCAGATGCATTACGTAATGTTACTGCTTACTATGAATTGACAAAATATAACTTATCAAATGTATGGGATGCAGTTCTCAGGCTTGAAATTGATGGAGAATTATCTGATGATCcagaaaaaataaattggtTTGCAGATCGTCTTAGCACAACAGCAAGTAACACACTACTTT GTGATAGTGAGAAGAAGTGA